AGTTCTCCTGCCCGGCGCACAAGAGGAGTCCAGGTGCGAATGCTGTTTTCCAACCAGGCTTCTTCATTCGATACGTAGTACCGACGGTCGAAGGCGGCATGGCACACTACGGACCGTGGATTGAAGAAGGGAACAAGATCGAAGACCTGGGCGAGTCTTGCCGCCGTCACTTCACGGATCTTCTCATCCAGGGCACCGGGGCGCAGGTCATAAAAGGGCGCGTGGAAGGTGATTTCCAGGCCGGCGTCCTGGAGGATCTTCGCGGTTTCGCGAAAATGCTCACGGCTGTAGCCGTCCAGTGCAAAGCAGTCGAAGCCGATCTCCAAGTGTATTCCTTCCTCGAGAACAACGGGGAAATACCGCTCGATGAGAAAACGATAGGGCATGTTGACCTGGACCCGCTCCAGGATCGGCTGCGCGTTCATGGTATGTTTTTCTCTCTTCCCATGCTGTCTATTCCTTTAGCACAGGGCAGTACCTATCACAACCGGCACAACAGGAGCAGTTTTTCTCCT
This sequence is a window from Syntrophales bacterium. Protein-coding genes within it:
- a CDS encoding sugar phosphate isomerase/epimerase, with the protein product MNAQPILERVQVNMPYRFLIERYFPVVLEEGIHLEIGFDCFALDGYSREHFRETAKILQDAGLEITFHAPFYDLRPGALDEKIREVTAARLAQVFDLVPFFNPRSVVCHAAFDRRYYVSNEEAWLENSIRTWTPLVRRAGELGTSLMLENVYEDRPDELKVLLEYLKDVTGDGQAPVGLCFDTGHWNAFSLSSLEVWMAALGPCIGQIHLHDNDGSGDQHLPVGEGTFPFQRFMDALKKAGSTPIVTLEPHTREALEKSLEKIDAMNLLDTKRP